The DNA segment TCAAATTCATCATCCAATACCCCGTCCTTGTTATCCTCTCTAGCCAAAAGTGGACATACATGAATATCGCTATTCGTACATTGTCAACTACAGCAAAACACCTCACCAAGATGTCCGAATACCAAACTAGAATCATTGGCGTGAGTGTCCTTTCTGACTTGTATTCCTTTCTACGTGTACGCGGGACAAAGTGGATAGGATGTTGACGTGAAAAATCATGCACGTTTAGGCTGCCAACACCCTCGGTCAGTCATCATTTCCAGACAAAAGAGTTACAGGGTGAGAACTGATAGTTGATATGGCACGGTATATAGAACACCGAGTCTTCCTTGAGAAAGAGGGCAAGGTCGTTTCCCCTTTCCAGTGAGTATTGATATGCGAAGGCTCAGCTCAGAATATCATAAAGCTGAatgaatgagctgatctgtgaTACAGTGATatccctctcttcgccgATGAGTCCAAGACCGTCCTCAACAGTAGGTCAACCGCTTTTCAGCTGTAAGGGGTGCAATGCTCTGTCCGAAGATAGCTGACGATAGATTCTGTTTTTTTTTGTGTTTTTGCCGAACAGTGGTCGTCGAGGTACCAAGATGGACCAACGCCAAGATGGAGATCTCCAAGGAGGAAGCTTTCAACCCTATCAAGCAAGGTGGGTCATTTCAAAGATCCGTCAGCTTTCAGAGTCCGATTTCCCCTCGGATAGTAAGCTGATTGTTAGACTTGGCTTATGATGGCAGacatcaagaagggtaaacTCCGATACGTTCGAAACTGTTTCCCCCACCACGGATACATCTGGAACTACGGTGCCTTCCCCCAGACATGGGAAGACCCCAACGTCAAGCACCCCGAGACTGGCGCTAACGGAGACAATGATCCCCTTGATGTCTGTGAGATCGGTGAAGCTGTTGGACACGTCGGACAAGTCAAACAAGTCAAAGTCCTCGGTATCATGGCTCTCCTCGACGAGGGAGAGACCGACTGGAAAGTCCTTGTAGTTGATGTGAACGACCCGTTGGCCCCTCGACTCAACGATattgaggatgtcgagagACACCTCCCCGGCTTGATCAGAGCGACTAATGAATGGTTCAGAATCTACAAAATCCCTGATGGAAAGCCCGAGGTGAGTTTACTACCCCATACATACCTATGTAACAATCAACGTTCATCCGTCGGTCGAGCATCCCTGTACTCTGAGGGCGATCGGTGGAATGTTGAGAACTAATTATGCTTTGACTTCGCAGAACGTCTTTGCTTTCTCCGGAGAGGCCAAATCCAAGAAATACGCCGTGGAGATCATCCACGAGTGCCACGAAGCTTGGAGAAAGTTGGTCCACGGCGAGACCGCCGCTTCGAGCGACGCATACAACTTGTCCATGTGAGTCTTGTCGCTTGCCAGCTGCACCCCTCATCTTCAAGACAATCAGGACAATTCgtgttgaagctgaattgacGTTTTGCGCAGCCACAACACCACCGTCAAGGGATCCAAGGGAGTCGTCTCGACCTCAGACAGCGTCTACACCTCTCTCCCTGCTGATTCCAGGAAACCTGCCGGTCCTATCGATCCATCCAGTGAGTGTTTGGCTCGTTGATATTCGCAGATCTTCGCGACTCTCTTAAacttcatcccttcatcaCTTCATATACACCTCACAGTTTGACATTGTATAGAGATATCAAATTGAAACCAAGCTGATTCCTGCTCCTTCTGCAGTCGACaagagcttcttcatctcctccgc comes from the Kwoniella dejecticola CBS 10117 chromosome 11, complete sequence genome and includes:
- a CDS encoding inorganic pyrophosphatase, whose amino-acid sequence is MSEYQTRIIGAANTLEHRVFLEKEGKVVSPFHDIPLFADESKTVLNMVVEVPRWTNAKMEISKEEAFNPIKQDIKKGKLRYVRNCFPHHGYIWNYGAFPQTWEDPNVKHPETGANGDNDPLDVCEIGEAVGHVGQVKQVKVLGIMALLDEGETDWKVLVVDVNDPLAPRLNDIEDVERHLPGLIRATNEWFRIYKIPDGKPENVFAFSGEAKSKKYAVEIIHECHEAWRKLVHGETAASSDAYNLSIHNTTVKGSKGVVSTSDSVYTSLPADSRKPAGPIDPSIDKSFFISSASA